From a region of the Hippopotamus amphibius kiboko isolate mHipAmp2 chromosome 3, mHipAmp2.hap2, whole genome shotgun sequence genome:
- the SCOC gene encoding short coiled-coil protein isoform X4, whose amino-acid sequence MMNADMDAVDAENQVELEEKTRLINQVLELQHTLEDLSARVDAVKEENLKLKSENQVLGQYIENLMSASSVFQTTDTKSKRK is encoded by the exons ATGATGAATGCTGACATGGATG CAGTTGACGCTGAAAATCAGGTGGAACTGGAGGAAAAAACACGACTTATTAATCAAGTGTTGGAACTCCAACACACACTTGAAG aTCTCTCTGCAAGAGTAGATGCAGTTAAGGAAGAAAATCTGAAGCTAAAATCAGAAAATCAAGTTCTTGGACAATATATAGAAAACCTCATGTCAGCTTCTAGTGTTTTCCAAACAACTgacacaaaaagcaaaagaaagtaa
- the SCOC gene encoding short coiled-coil protein isoform X5, which yields MMNADMDDLSARVDAVKEENLKLKSENQVLGQYIENLMSASSVFQTTDTKSKRK from the exons ATGATGAATGCTGACATGGATG aTCTCTCTGCAAGAGTAGATGCAGTTAAGGAAGAAAATCTGAAGCTAAAATCAGAAAATCAAGTTCTTGGACAATATATAGAAAACCTCATGTCAGCTTCTAGTGTTTTCCAAACAACTgacacaaaaagcaaaagaaagtaa